Genomic DNA from Salmo salar unplaced genomic scaffold, Ssal_v3.1, whole genome shotgun sequence:
CACAAACTGGTGGGTACAGCAGGTCCGTCTGGGAGGTTtcaatgttgttgttttcttTGTGCGTGGGTTTAAAACGTTGTATTTTGTTGTGTTTAACGAGACTGAGCGCAAAACAAAATCTGTCCGTCCGTTCATCAACTGAGCGCATCCGGTCAGGAGAGGAAAGCATGAATACTGTTTATAATGTATCTCTCTGTTTACAGGCGTTACTAAGTTATTATGTGGATTAATGAATACTGTTTATAATGTATCtctgttatgatgtgttatgatgtattATGTTATGATGTATGATGTATATGATGTATTATCTTATGATGTATTATGATGTATTATGTTATGatgtattgtgttttgatgtattatgTTATGATGTATTATGATGtattgtgttatgatgtgttatgatgtattgtgttatgatgtgttatgatgtattatgatgtattgtgttatgatgtcttatgatgtattgtgttatgatgtattatgatgtattgtgttttgatgtattatgTTATGATGTATTATGATGtattgtgttatgatgtgttatgatgtattGTGTTATGATGTCTTATGATGTATTGTGTTATGATGTATTATGATGTATTGTGTTATGATGTATTATGTTTTTGATGTATTATGTTATGATGTATTAtgatatgatgtgttatgatgtgttatgatgtattGTGTTATGATGTATTATGTTATGATGTATTAGGATGTATTATGTTGGTAGTAACACCGTTCCAGACAAGTGGATTGAttgattaactgtgtgtgtgtgtttgtgtgtctctggtTCCTCCGTAGGAAGGGCTGAGTGCAGCGTGGGTGCCCAAGGATAGGCCGTCTGAGGCTGGGGAGCAGAGTGGCCGGTCCCCCCCGGTTATGAACCACACCGAGGGAGGCCTTGTCATCTTCAGCGCCAACTCACACCCTTCCTCCAGGGAGATCAGCAAGAGGATAGGagagtcagtacacacacacacacacactctggcttTTCATTGGTCAGCTCTCCCTGTGCTCTCTTTTCATTGGCTATGTCTCCCGTGTGCAGGCGTCTGGGGGTGGAGCTTGGGAAGGTGCAGGTGTACCAGGAAGACAACAGAGGTGAGACTCTGACCCCTGATGACCCCTGACTTCTGACCTTCTGACCTCTCTGTCACACGCCatccccccctcaccctctccctcatcccccctcaccctcaccctctccctccatcccccctcaccctctccctccatccccctcacccctctccctacatccccctcaccctctccctccatccccccctcacccctctcctccatccccctcacctctccttccccctcacccctctcttccatccccctcacccctctcctccatcccccctcaccctctcagtccctagttaacaaagtcgacgaaatcagggcaagagttgctttccaaagagatatccaggattgtaacatactctgtttcacggagacATGGCAAGCTGGGGACGTGGCTAGCTGGGGACGTGGCTAGCTGGGGACATGGCTAGCTGGGGACGTGGCTAGCTGGGGACGTGGCTAGTTGGGGACGTGGCTAGCTGGGGACGTGGCTAGCTGGGGACGTGGCTAGTTGGGGACGTGGCTAGCTGTAGACGTGGCTAGTTGGGGACGTGGCTAGCTGTAGACGTGGCTAGTTGGGGACGTGGCTAGCTGTAGACGTGGCTAGCTGGGGACGTGGCTAGCTGTAGACGTGGCTAGCTGGGGACGTGGCTAGCTGTAGACGTGGCTAGCTGGGGACGTGGCTAGCTGTAGACGTGGCTAGCTGGGGACGTGGCTAGCTGTAGACGTGGCTAGCTGGAGACGTGGCTAGCTGGGGACGTGGCTAGCTGGGGACGTGGCTAGCTGGGGACATGGCTAGCTGTAGACGTGGCTAGCTGGGGACGTGGCTAGCTGGGGACGTGGCTAGCTGGAGACGTGGCTAGCTGGGGACGTGGCTAGCTGGGGACGTGGCTAGCTGTAGACGTGGCTAGCTGGGGACGTGGCTAGCTGGGGacatggctagctggggacatgCTGTCGGAGTCAATACAGCCAAacgggattttcagtgcatcgcgccgacaggaataaacatctctccggtaagaagaagggcagCGGGTGATTTTaaatgtaacaacatacaggaactcgagtccttttgttcacctgacctagaattcctcacaatcaaatgccgaccgtattacctcccaagagaactctcctcggttatcgtcacagccgtgtatatccccccccgcAAGCGGATACCAAGACGGACATCGAGGAACtgcactggactttatgcaaactggaaaccttTTATCCTGAGgctacatttattgtagctggggatattaacaaagctaatctgagaacaaggttacgtaaattctatcagcatatcgattgcggtACACGAACGAGTAACActtctcgaccactgctactctaacttccgtgacacatacaaggccctccccccctcgccttccttttggcaaacctgaccacgactccatcttgttgctcccctcctataggcagaaactaaaacaggaagcgcccgtgcttAGGTCTGTTCAACggtggtccgaccaatcggattccacacgTTTCAAggttgcttcgatcacgtggactgggatatgtttccAGGTGGCCTTAgataataacattgacgtatacgctgtGCTTATaaactcggtgagcgagtttataaagaagtgtataggagatgttatacccactgtgactattaaaactttccaaaccagaaaccgtggattgatggcagcgttcgcgcaaaactgaaagtgtgaaccaCTGCATTCAACTACGTCaatgtgactgggaatatggctgaatataaacagtgtagttattccctccgtaattcaatcaaacaggcaaaacgtcagtatagagacaaaatggagtcgcaattcaacggctcaaacacgagacgtatgtggcagggtctaccgacaatcacggattacaaaaagtaaaccagccccgtcgcggacatcgacgtcttgcttccagacaaattaaacaacttctttcctcgctttgaggacaatacagtgccactgacgtgccccgctaccaaagactatgggttctccttctccgtggccgatgtgagtaaaacatttaagagtgttaaccctcgcaaggctgccggcccagacggcatcccaagccgcgtcctcagagcatgcacagaccagctggctggtgtgtttacagacatattcaatctctccttatcccagtctgctgttcccacttgcttcaagatggccaccattgtttctgttcctaagaagacaaagataactgaactaaatgactatcaccccgtagcattcacttctgtcatcatgaagtattttgagagactagtcaaggaccatatcacctccaccctacctgacaccctagacccactccaatttgcttaccgacccaatagatccacagaggacacaatcgccatcacactgcacactggcctatcccatctggacaagaggaatacctatgtaagaatgctgttcattgacagctcagcatttaacaccatagtgccctacaaactcgtcattaagctcgagactctgggtctcgaccccgccctgtgcaactgggtcctggactttctgacgggccgctccccaggtggtgaaggtaggaaacaacatctccacctcgctgatcctcaacactggggcctcacaagggtgtgttctcagccctctcctgtactccctgttcacccacgacctcaggaggctgaagaaatttggcttgtcaccgaaaaccctcactaacctttacagatgcacaattgagggcatcctgtcgggctgtatcaccgcatggtacggcagctgctccgcccataaccgtaaggctctccagagggtagtgaggtctgcccaactcatcaccggggcaaactacctgccctccaggacacctacaccacccaatgtcacaggaagaacAAAAATATCCTCAAGggtatcaaccacccgagccactgcctgttcaccccgctatcatccagaaggcgaggtcagtacaggtgcatcaaagctgggaccgagagactgaaaaacagcttctatctcaaggccatcagactgttaaacagccatcactaacacagagaggctgctgccaacatactgactcatcttcagccactttaataatgtaatcaatttatcactagtcactttaaacaatgttactttatattatataatgtttacataccctacattactcatctcatatgtaaatactgtactctataccatctactgcatcttgcctatgctgtcagactgttaaacagccatcactaacacagagaggtggtTGCCTAGCTACAGaattgaaatcattggccactttaataaatggatcactagtcactttaagaaTATATttcacattactcatctcatatgtatatatactgtatactgtatccttcactatctagtctttactatctattgcatcttagccgctctgtcactgctcatccatatattttatatttatatattctcatcccattcctttactagattgtgtgtattaggtgttgatgtggaattgttagatattacctgtttgattctgctgcactgttggatctagaagcacaagcatttcactacactcgcattaacatctgctaaccatgtgtacgtgaccaataacatctgatttgATTTTAACAGAGGGGTAGTGTTTTAATATAGtaactgtaccatgccaggggattgtCTGTGTGGAAGATTAAGTTGCTTacgctctttctctgtctctctctctctctctctctctctctctctctctccctcggtctattaaattctccctctctccacctccccctctgtctctttctcttccccctctctctttctctctctcccccttccccctctctctttctctctctcccccttctccctctctctccccctctctctctctttgtgtagaAACACGTGTGCAGATCCAGGAGTCGGTTCGAGGCAAAGATGTCTTCATCGTCCAGACAGTGTCTAAGTACGAACACAGACCCAGACTACTGGATATAACAGAGCCCTCAAacctctctatcacacacactatcacacagacCCAGACTACTGGATATAACAGAGCCCTCAAacctctctatcacacacactatcacacagacCCAGACTACTGGATATAACAGAGCCCTCAAacctctctatcacacacactatcacacagacCCAGACTACTGGATATAACAGAGCCCTCAAACCTCTCTATCAAACCTCTCTATCACACAGACCCAGACTACTGGTTATAACAAAgccctctatatatatatatatatatatatatatatatatatatatattataacaaagccctctatatatatatatatatatatatatatatatatatatatatatatatatatatatatgtatgtatatgtatctatctctctctgtctccagggaTGTGACCACTACCATCatggtgtatatctctctctctgtctccagggaTGTGACCACTACCATCatggtgtatatctctctctgtctccagggaTGTGACCACTACCATCatggtgtatatctctctctgtctccagggaTGTGACCACTACCATCATggtgtatatctctctgtctccagggatgtgatcactaccatcatggtgtatatctctctctctctgtctccagggaTGTGAACTCTACCATCatggtttatatctctctctctctctgtctccagggaTGTGAACTCTACCATCatggtgtatatctctctctctgtctccagggaTGTGACCACTACCATCatggtgtatatctctctctctctgtctccagggatgtgatcactaccatcatggtgtatatctctctgtctccagggaTGTGAACTCTACCATCatggtgtatatctctctctctctgtctccagggaTGTGACCACTACCATCatggtgtatatctctctctgtctccagggaTGTGACCACTACCATCAtggtgtatatatctctctgtctccagggaTGTGAACTCTACCATCatggtgtatatctctctctctgtctccagggaTGTGACCACTACCATCatggtgtatatctctctctctgtctccagggaTGTGACCACTACCATCAtggtgtatatatctctctctgtctccagggaTGTGACCACTACCATCatggtgtatatctctctcttctgtctccaggGATGTGAACTCTACCATCatggtgtatatctctctctctgtctccagggaTGTGACCACTACCATCatggtgtatatctctctctctctgtctccagggaTGTGAACTCTACCATCATggtgtatatctctctccctctgtctccagggATGTGAACTCTACCATCatggtgtatatctctctctgtctccagggaTGTGAACTCTACCATCATGGAGTTGCTGATCATGGTGTATGCGTGCAGGACTTCCTGTGCCAGGAGCATCACCGGGGTCGTCCCCTACTTCCCCTACAGTAAACAGTGTAAGATGAGGAAGAGAGGTTCTATCGTCTCCAAACTACTGGCCTCCATGATGTGTAAAGCAGGtgaggacacacagagagacacacagagacacacagagatacacacacacacacacagagacacacacagagagacacacacacacacacacagagagacacacacacagagagacacacagagatacacacacacacacacacagagacacacacagagagacacacacacacacacagagacacacacacagagagacacacacagagagacacacacagagagagacacacacagagagagacacacacagagagagacacacacagagagaggcacacacagagagacacacacacacagagacacacacagagagacacacacacagagagacacacacacagagagagacacacacagagagaggcacacacagagagacacacacagagagagacacacagagagacacacacacagagagatacacagagagacacacagagagacacacacacagagagacacacagatagacacacacacacagagacacacagagagagacacacagagagacacacacatactgaacATAGTGTTCTCTCCttgttctgaatgtgtctgtctgaatatccgtccgtccgtctgtctgtgtgtgtgtgtgtgtgtgtgtgtgtgtgtgtgtgtgtgtgtgtgtgtgtgtgtgtgtgtgtgtgtgtgtgtgtgtgtgtgtgtgtgtgtgtgtgtgtgtgtaggtctgaccCATCTCATCACCAtggatcttcatcagaaggagaTTCAGGGTTTCTTCAACATCCCAGTGGACAACCTGAGAGCTTCTCCCTTCCTActgcagtacatccaggaagaggtaggactacactacccacaaccccctcctactgcagtacatccaggaagaggtaggactacactacccacaacccctcctactgcagtacatccaggaagaggtaggactacactacccacaaccccctcctactgcagtacatccaggaagaggtaggactacactacccacaaccccctcctactgcagtacatacaggaagaggtaggactacactacccacaaccccctcctactgcagtacatacaggaagaggtaggactacactacccacaaccccctcctactgcagtacatccaggaggaggtaggactacactacccacaacccctcctactgcagtacatccaggaagaggtaggactacactacccacaaccccctcctactgcagtacatccaggaggaggtaggactacactacccacaaccccctcctactgcagtacatacAGGAGGAGATAAACCAACACTACCCACAagcccctcctactgcagtacatacaggaggaggtaggactacactacccacaacccctcctactgcagtacatccaggaggaggtaggactacactacccacaaccccctcctactgcagtacatacAGGAGGAGATAGAACTACACTgcccacaaccccctcctactgcagtacatacaggaggaggtaggactacactacccacaacccctctactgcagtacatccaggaggaggtaggactacactacccacaaccccctcctactgcagtacatacaggaggaggtaggactacactacccacaaccccctcctactgcagtacatacaggaggaggtaggactacactacccacaacccccagtacatacaggaggaggtaggactacactacccacaacccccagtACATACAGaaggaggtaggactacactacccacaacccccagtacatacaggaggaggaaaactacactacccacaagcccctcctactgcagtatacacaggaggtaggactacactacccacaacccccctcctactgcagtataTACAGTAATAGGTGATGTGTGTCATTGATGTGTAGTTTTCTTCCTCAGATTCCTGACTATAGAAACGCAGTGATAGTGGCCAAATCTCCAGCCTCAGCCAAAAGGTACGCTACTGTCTGTATTGTATCGCTAAATGTAGCTGTTACTGTCTGTATTGTATCGCTAAATGTAGCTGTTACTGTCTGTATTgtatagctaaatgtagctgctactgtctgtattgtatagctaaatgtagctgctACTGTCTGTATTGTATCGCTAAA
This window encodes:
- the LOC123732226 gene encoding phosphoribosyl pyrophosphate synthase-associated protein 2 isoform X1, which codes for MNHTEGGLVIFSANSHPSSREISKRIGERLGVELGKVQVYQEDNRETRVQIQESVRGKDVFIVQTVSKDVNSTIMELLIMVYACRTSCARSITGVVPYFPYSKQCKMRKRGSIVSKLLASMMCKAGLTHLITMDLHQKEIQGFFNIPVDNLRASPFLLQYIQEEIPDYRNAVIVAKSPASAKRAQSFAERLRLGIAVIHGEAQDAESDLVDGRHSPPTVKTTGGIHLRLEIPLLIPKEKPPITVVGDVGGRIAIIVLLCVPPPQDDIIDDVVSFVAAAETLKERGAYKIFVMATHGILSSDAPKLIEESAIDKVVVTNTIPHEHQKLQCDKIQTVDISIILSEAIRRIYQGESMSYLFRHIGLED
- the LOC123732226 gene encoding phosphoribosyl pyrophosphate synthase-associated protein 2 isoform X2 — its product is MNHTEGGLVIFSANSHPSSREISKRIGERLGVELGKVQVYQEDNRETRVQIQESVRGKDVFIVQTVSKDVNSTIMELLIMVYACRTSCARSITGVVPYFPYSKQCKMRKRGSIVSKLLASMMCKAGLTHLITMDLHQKEIQGFFNIPVDNLRASPFLLQYIQEEIPDYRNAVIVAKSPASAKRAQSFAERLRLGIAVIHGEAQDAESDLVDGRHSPPTVKTTGGIHLRLEIPLLIPKEKPPITVVGDVGGRIAIIVDDIIDDVVSFVAAAETLKERGAYKIFVMATHGILSSDAPKLIEESAIDKVVVTNTIPHEHQKLQCDKIQTVDISIILSEAIRRIYQGESMSYLFRHIGLED